The genomic DNA TATTTGATCACCCCGTCCGAGTTTGACCTCACGACTTTTCCAGATCTGCTCGCGCGTTGTCTTGATACGGTTGATATCGCCTGTGTGCGCCTGTTACTTGGCACCACAGATGACATCCGCATCGCCAAATCCGCTGATGCCTTGCGCGTGATCACCCACGAACGCGATGTGGCGCTGGTGATCGACAGCCATGTGTTGATGGTTGAACGTCTTGGTCTGGACGGGGTGCATCTTACGGACGCGGCCCGCACGATCAAAACCGTGCGCAAAGACCTAGGCGCCGATGCCATTATTGGCACAAATTGCTACGCGTCACGCCACAACGGTATGACGGCCTGCGAACTGGGCGCGGACTACATCAGCTTTGGCCCTGTTGGTGAAACCAACTTGGGCAATGGCCATCGCGCCGAACTGGAATTATTTCAGTGGTGGTCTGAGATGATTGAAGTGCCTTGCATTGCCGAAGGTGCGTTGGACGACGCCCTCATTCGCACCTTTGCGCCGCATGCGGATTTCTTTGGGTTCGGTGATGAAGTTTGGGCCTCTGACGATCCCGCAGCGACCCTAAGAACCTTTGCCGCTGCAATGATCTAAATAATCTGCATGTCCATCCCGCACGACACGTTCCAGATGCGCCGCCAGTGCTTTGCGGTCACCAAAATCCGCGACCTTAACTGGATCATGATAAATCACCGTCACGCTGCCTTGCGGTGATTGCGCCAGTGTTGCCAGCAAATGCGGGACAAAATCCATCTCCCCCCACCAACCGTAGTGGCGTAAATCAACGCCAACCGGTGCATGGTAGACAACTGACACTGGCTGTATCGCCAACGTGTCGCGCAACGCAGCATCAAAAAACGCCGCAAACAGCGTTGGCTTGAACACCAACACCTGTAACCCGTCCGTCGACGTGCCTTCGGGAAAAAATAGTAACTTATGCCCGTGGGCAAGCCGCTGACGGAGTACGTCGACCTGTGCGGCGGCCTTTGTGCGATCACGTGCGACGAAAACGGCACCTGTGGCGCGGGCCAGCCAGCCAATGCCGGGCCAGTCTGCAACCTCAGCTTTGCTGACAAAATAAATCCGTTTGCCGGCATTCAGCGCAAAAATATCAAGCCACGATGAATGGTTCGCGACAACAGCCCCAGCACCAGCCATCGGTGTGCCAATGCTGGTATAGCCTATGCCCATCAGTACAAACGCCGTGCGACAGACAAACTGGGTGATGTAAGGTGTCACAGGCCGCCCCTGCCCGAACAGCGGTCGTTCAATGAGGCGCAGCAATAACAGCAACGCCAAGCAGCCAAACGTCACCACCCCAACCGCCACACCGCGCAATATGACACGCACCCAGCCCATCGGCGTGATCGTGTGGGATGGCGGCAAATCGTCAGATGTCCAGGTCATCACGTGCTCCATACAGCGCCGCCTGTCGTGGGTTCATGCGCGCCAGGTCCAAGATCACACAGACATCCGTTGTTTTAAACGCATGATCCACAAACGCGCCGTCGCCGATAAAACCACCAAGCCGCAGGTAAGCTTTGATGAGTGCGGGCACCTGTTTCATAGCCCCAACACGGTCCTGAATAACGCCGCGATCCAACGCTTCATATGTGTTGGATCGTACACGAATATCGCGCGGCGCAAGATGATCGCGGTGCAAAAGTGACAATGGCGGCGTCAAAGCATCCAAATCAGTACCACGAAAACTGGCGACGCCGAACAAAACCTCAATCTTGCGGTCGCGCACGATCTTAGCCAACCCCTGCCACAGATGCATCATGCCAGAGCCACCACGATAATCCACGTGTAAACAGGACCGTCCAAGTTCCAGTAAAGTGCGCTGCGACCCGATCAATGGGGCCAGATCAAATTCGCCTTGCGAATAAAATTGCCCTGCGGATTTGGCGCCGCGACTGTCCATCAATCGATAAACACCAACAACACGCTCCCCCACCCGGCGCGCCATATCAAGCAACAACAACTGCTCCGTGTGATCATCAAAGCAATCCGTCTCAAGACGCGCATCATGATCAATCAGCGGACCATCCGCACCAAATTCGTCAACAAACACACAATACCGCAACGCCTGCGCCTCGCGCACGTCAGCCGCAGTTTGCGCCAAGCGCACCGCAAACTGAGACGTCGACTTTGCCGTTTCTCGGTAACTTTTCTGTATCATTCTCATATCATTGGGCTTTTTCGCAAACGACGCGCCAGTATCGCGCCATGAGAGACACCATAACCCTTGTGCGGCCCCGAAAGCCCCAGTACACTTATTGCGTGTATATTAACCAAAGGACACAATCACGAGATTTATCTGCGCCTCGTCGATGACGACCTTACCGGCGTCGCGAAAGTTAATTGTTACCTTACCGCCCACAGCGGACTGGACCTGCCCCAACCCCCAATCTGGCTGGGTCGGGTGTTTTACAATCATCCCGGGTTCAAAAATTGACGGCCCTGCCATTTATCCGGAGCTCCTAATTGTCAAATCTTAACGCCCTTATCGGCTCTCGTATCTGTCATGACCTCATTAACCCATTGGGCGCGATCGGCAACGGGATTGAATTACTCGGCCTCGCGGGTGTTGCAGTAGGGCCCGAAATGGCGCTGGTGTCCGAAAGCGTCGAAAACGCCACGGCCAAGATCTAATTCCTGCGTCTGGCCTTTGGTGCAGCGACGCACGCTCAAACCGTTTCACGGGGCGAAATCCTCAGCACGCTTGAGGCCATGGCCCGCGGCGGTCGGCTGAGTTATTCGTGGAATGTCGCGGGGGATCCGCCCCGTCTTGACGTGCGAACCGCACTTTTGTCGATGATGTGCGTGGAAACAGCGCTGCCTCTGGGCGGTGATATCGAAATCACTTTGGATCAAAATAATTGGCAGATCACTGCAAGTCACGATCGCCTGACCCTTGATCCCGACCTTTGGCTTCCGCTGAACAAGGGCACGTATCAGAGCGACCTTAGTGCCGCCCAAGTCCACTTTGGACTGCTGCCAGAAATGGCGCATGAGGCTGGGCGCACCCTGACCCTGACCCATGGCACCGATTGGGTGACTATCAGCTTTTGAAACTAGGCCCGCACGGTTCCATCACCAACAACAAGATATTTGAAACTGGTCAATTGCGCCGCACCGACAGGCCCGCGCGCATGCATCTTGCCTGTGGCGATGCCAATTTCTGCGCCCATGCCAAATTCACCACCATCAGCAAACTGGGTCGATGCGTTGCGCATCAAAATGGCGCTGTCGAGACGGGCAAAGAATGTCTCCGCCGCCATGTCGTCTTCTGTCAGGATACAGTCTGTGTGATTGGACCCAAATGTCTGAATGTGATCAATCGCGTCTTCAATATTATCGACAACTTTCGCGGCGATTGTCATGTCGAGAAATTCCATACCCCAATCATCCTGCGTCGCCACGCTGGACCCGACTAACCCCTGTGCATGTACGTCCACGCCCGCCTCCATAAGATCGCTGACAATCGCTTGGCCAAGCGCTGTCGCATTCTTGTGAACCAGCAAACATTCTGCCGCACCACAAATTCCGGTGCGCCGCGTCTTTGCGTTCAAAACAACAGCGCGCGCTTTTGCGGCGTCCGCATCTTTATCGATGTAGATGTGCACAATACCCTCAAGATGGGCAAAAACCGGGACGCGAGCCTCGCGTTGCACAAGTCCAACCAGCCCTTTACCGCCACGCGGCACAATCACGTCAATCGTGTTGGTCATCGTGAGCATTTCACGTACCGCCGCACGGTCACGGGTCGGAACGAGCTGGATAGAATCCATCGGCAACCCCGCAGACCGCAGACCGCCTCGCAGCGCTGCATGTATCGCAGTTGAACTGTGAAAACTCTCAGACCCACCGCGCAAAATCACCGCATTTCCGGCCTTTAGGCACAAGGCACCTGCATCGGCTGTCACGTTCGGTCGGCTTTCGTAAAT from Octadecabacter antarcticus 307 includes the following:
- a CDS encoding thiamine phosphate synthase, which codes for MTNDMTDDEKEQPQIYLITPSEFDLTTFPDLLARCLDTVDIACVRLLLGTTDDIRIAKSADALRVITHERDVALVIDSHVLMVERLGLDGVHLTDAARTIKTVRKDLGADAIIGTNCYASRHNGMTACELGADYISFGPVGETNLGNGHRAELELFQWWSEMIEVPCIAEGALDDALIRTFAPHADFFGFGDEVWASDDPAATLRTFAAAMI
- a CDS encoding histidine phosphotransferase family protein produces the protein MLSTLEAMARGGRLSYSWNVAGDPPRLDVRTALLSMMCVETALPLGGDIEITLDQNNWQITASHDRLTLDPDLWLPLNKGTYQSDLSAAQVHFGLLPEMAHEAGRTLTLTHGTDWVTISF
- a CDS encoding DUF3553 domain-containing protein, which encodes MAGPSIFEPGMIVKHPTQPDWGLGQVQSAVGGKVTINFRDAGKVVIDEAQINLVIVSFG
- a CDS encoding GNAT family N-acetyltransferase codes for the protein MIQKSYRETAKSTSQFAVRLAQTAADVREAQALRYCVFVDEFGADGPLIDHDARLETDCFDDHTEQLLLLDMARRVGERVVGVYRLMDSRGAKSAGQFYSQGEFDLAPLIGSQRTLLELGRSCLHVDYRGGSGMMHLWQGLAKIVRDRKIEVLFGVASFRGTDLDALTPPLSLLHRDHLAPRDIRVRSNTYEALDRGVIQDRVGAMKQVPALIKAYLRLGGFIGDGAFVDHAFKTTDVCVILDLARMNPRQAALYGARDDLDI
- a CDS encoding glutamate-5-semialdehyde dehydrogenase — its product is MTNETNIPDLMADIGARAKAAAKILAVATPQAKTEALVAAADAVWTAKSAIMDANAKDMAFGRDKGLSAAMLDRLMLDEARIEGMVNGLKSVAAQDDPVGAVLEEWTQPTGLHIRRVRTPLGVIGVIYESRPNVTADAGALCLKAGNAVILRGGSESFHSSTAIHAALRGGLRSAGLPMDSIQLVPTRDRAAVREMLTMTNTIDVIVPRGGKGLVGLVQREARVPVFAHLEGIVHIYIDKDADAAKARAVVLNAKTRRTGICGAAECLLVHKNATALGQAIVSDLMEAGVDVHAQGLVGSSVATQDDWGMEFLDMTIAAKVVDNIEDAIDHIQTFGSNHTDCILTEDDMAAETFFARLDSAILMRNASTQFADGGEFGMGAEIGIATGKMHARGPVGAAQLTSFKYLVVGDGTVRA
- a CDS encoding lysophospholipid acyltransferase family protein; its protein translation is MTWTSDDLPPSHTITPMGWVRVILRGVAVGVVTFGCLALLLLLRLIERPLFGQGRPVTPYITQFVCRTAFVLMGIGYTSIGTPMAGAGAVVANHSSWLDIFALNAGKRIYFVSKAEVADWPGIGWLARATGAVFVARDRTKAAAQVDVLRQRLAHGHKLLFFPEGTSTDGLQVLVFKPTLFAAFFDAALRDTLAIQPVSVVYHAPVGVDLRHYGWWGEMDFVPHLLATLAQSPQGSVTVIYHDPVKVADFGDRKALAAHLERVVRDGHADYLDHCSGKGS